The nucleotide window GGGGCGGGAGGAAGAAGGCGTGCGCCGCCGTCTGGAGTCCCTGGACGTGCACGACATCTTCCTGGGGGTGGCCGACAAGATGAAGATCTTCAATACCTATATTAATACGTACCGCCTCGACCCGGCCCACATTGCCTACATGGGCGACGATATGCCCGATATTGAAGTGATGCGCCGCTGCGCTATTGCTGCCTGCCCCGCCGATGCCGCCGCCGACGTGCAGCGCATCAGCAACTATACTTCGGCCCTGCCCGGGGGCCATGGTGCCGTGCGCGAGCTGGTGGAAGCCGTGATGAAGGAGCAAAAAACCTGGTATTAACCGGTCTTAGTGACAGGCTGTTGGGCAATAATAATGGGAATTGAGAGGGGAAAAGCGTAATTGTGGTTTTCCAAATTCCCTTTATATTTACCCAAACATCCATTCATCCATTTTCTTTTTTTTAGTTACATGAAAACAGGAACCGTAAAATTCTATAATGAGTCGAAGGGCTACGGCTTCATTACAGAAGATGGCACGAAGGAAGACTTCTTCGTCCATGTAACCGGCCTTAACGGGGGCCAGATCCAACAAAATGACCGCGTGGAGTTTGACACGCAGGAAGGCCGCAAGGGTGTTAATGCGGTAAACGTAAAGAAGCTGTAGGCTTTTGGCCTAATTAGATTTTTTGCTTTTTAGAAAGCCTCTCCCGTAGGAGAGGCTTTCTTTTTGGTGACTGGCAAACCCGGCCGTACGGTCTTATCCGCTGCTTTTAGCCCATCTTTGGGGCAGCTTTTCTCTGTGTATCCATGGCTCGTTCTACTCCCCGGCCGGTAGCAGCGGCAGCGGGCGGCGCAGGCGGCTGGCCATCGCTGCTGCGCCTGATCCGCTTCCCGAACCTGCTGATTATGGCCCTGTGCCTGGCGCTGGTGCAAAGCTGCCTGCTACGGCCCGCCGACCCGGTTGCCGCTCTGCTCTCGGGGCACTTCCTGGTACTGGCCGTGGCCGCCATCAGCGTTGCCGCGGCCGGCTACATCATCAACGACTACTACGACGTCAAGATTGACGTTATCAACCGGCCCGACCGGCTCGTGGTGGGGCGGGTTGTCAACCGGCGGCACGCCATGCTGGCCCACCTGCTGCTTTCGGGGCTAGGGGTGGGCCTGGCCGCCCTGTTGTCGCCGGTGCTGGGCGCGGTTAATATGGGCTCGGCCCTGCTGCTGTGGGGCTACTCGGCCCGGTTCAAGCGGCTTGCCCTGGTCGGCAACCTAAGCATTGCCCTGCTTACGGCGGCCCTGGTGCTCTTGCCCGAGCTGCAGCTGCGTACCGGCCAAACCAACGTGTGGGTGTACGCCCTGGCCGCTTTTCTGCTGACCGTGGTGCGCGAAATTGTAAAGGACGTGGAGGACATGCGCGGCGACGCCGAGCACGACTGCCGCACGCTGCCCATCGTGTGGGGCGTGGCCCGCACCAAGTGGGCCGTCGGCTTTTTTCTACTCAATCTGGTCATTCTGGTGGCCGGCGGGGTGCTGCACAGTCTGCACGAGGAGCGTTGGGCCCTGGGCGGCTGGCTGCTGCTTACGGTGCTGGTGCCGGCCTTCGGCGTGGGGCGCTACCTGGCCCGCGCCGACCGTCGCCGCGACTTTGCGCAGCTCAGCGCGTGGTGCAAATGGATAATGCTGGCCGGGGTGCTTTCGATGCTACTAGTGCGGCTCTACTAAAACCGTAGGGGACGAGGTTGCGTTAGGGTAGCTAGAGTAGCTGAACGGTAAGTGTTCAGCTTACCTGCTATCCATTTCTGCCTCAATCGTATACTATGCGTTTCTTATACCCGCTGCTGGGCCTGCAGTTGCTTGCTGCTGCCGCCCGCGCCCAGACTGCTCCCGTTATTCCGGATATCGCCGTGCCGGAAGCGCCCACCTCAGTAGGAGCCACCGCCGCGCCCGCCATTGCCACCCCGGCCGATAAACCCAACTTTATTCCCGTGCCGGTGCTGTTCTATCAGCAGGAAACCGGCTTTGGTTATGGCGGGGCCATTTTGCCCGTGTGGCGCTTTGGGCAGGACAGCACCGTGCGTAAATCCAACGCCCGCCTGATTGCCTGGTACACCCAGAAAAAGCAAAGCACCATTCAGCTTACCCACACGGTTTTCACGCCCAACGAGAAGTTCTACTTTGCCGGCGAGCTAAGCCAGTACGACCTGTCGTTTTTCTACTACGGCCTGGGCAACGACACCAAATCCAGCGACGAGTCCACTATTGGCTACAAGCTGTTTGTGTTCGACGAGAAGTTCATGCGGCGCATCACGGCCCATAACCTCTACGGCGGGCTGCGCTACCGCCTGACCAATACCAGCAAGGTGCGCGTGATTGAGGATATCAGCGAAACTCAGCCCAGTTTGTTTCGCACCCTGCCCCAGAAAGAGCAGGAAGGCGGTGTAGTTTCTGGCCTTGGCCCTTCGTTGCTCTACGAAGGCCGCGACAATGTGCTGGCCACCTACCGCGGTATTTACATTGATGCGCATGCGCTGTTCACGGGCAAAGGCCTGGGCAGCGACTACACGTTTCAGCGCTACCAGCTCGATTTGCGGTATTTCCGTCCGCTGCTGGGCTCTAACAACACCATTCTGGCCCTCCAGTACCTGGGGCAGTTTCACTCCGGCAGCGTACCCTTCCGGGAGCTGGGCGGCCTGGGCGCTAACCTGGGCGGCTCCCAGTACAACAACGCTGCTCTGATGCGGGGCCTCTACGAAGCCCGGTTCCGGGGCCGGCAGATGATGACGGCCCAGGCCGAAATTCGTCAGCACCTGTTCTGGCGCCTCGACGGCGCTGCCTTCCTGGGTGCGGGGCAGGTCGGTAATACAGTAGGGCAGTATAGCTTCGGCGACACCAAGCTGGCGGGCGGGGCCGGCCTACGCTTCCGCTTCAACCGCCGCGACCGGCTCAACATCCGCCTTGATTACGCCGGCGGCACCGACACGGCTCCCAGCATTTATTTCGCCGTGGGCGAAGCTTTCTAAGCCGGCTTATAGTCAGCGCTAACTTTGGGCAGCCCCGCTGAGTTTCTCGGCGGGGCTGCTGGCTTTTTGAGCCTGGTTTGCTGTGGTAGTAAATGCGGGATAGTAAGTTCGGTAAGGCGTGCATAAAATAGGATAATTTGTTGCTTATTTGGCAATAAGCCCCACCGCTCTATTCTCCTGCATGCGTCTTTTTTACTCCTTACTACTGGGTAGTCTGCTGGCTACCCGGGCCTATTCGCAAACACCGGATTCTGCTGCCGTACCTAAGGCCGTCACGCCGGCGGTGGCGGCTCCCAAACCGGCCAAGCCCAGCTTTCTGCCTTTCCCGATTGTGTTTTCCCAACCCGAAACCGGCGTCGGCTATGGGCTGGCAATGCTGCCGGTCTGGCGCTTCGGGCAGGATACCACCGTACGTAAGTCCAATGCCCGCCTGGTAGTGTGGCGCACCCAGAATAACCAGAGCCTGGTGCAGCTGACCCACAACGTCTTCACGCCCGGCGAGAAATTCCTGGTTAATGGCGAGCTAAGTTACTTCTACAAATACCCCATCAACTACTACGGCTTTGGTCCCCGCACGAGCCGCGACGACGAATCGACCATTGAGTACAAGCTGGTCATTGTCAACCAACGGGTGCTGCGCCAGGTAAAGCGCAACGTGTTTGCAGGTCTGCAATACCGCCTGACCAACCTGCGTGACGTGCAGGTGCGCAAAAATATTGACGAAGGCACCCCGCAGCAGCGCCCCAGCCTGCTCCTGCAGCGGCCCGCCGAGGAGCTGCAAGCCAGTACCGTGTCGTCGGGCGTGGGGCCGGCCTTTCTCTACGATGGCCGCGACAATATCCTGAGCGCCTACCGCGGCAATTATCTGGAGCTGTCGGCTTTGTTCAACGGCCGCGCCCTGGGCAGCGACTTTCGCTTCAGCCGCTACCTGCTCGATGCCCGCCACTACCAGCCCTTGGGAGCCAACAGCAAAACGATTCTGGCTACCCAGCTGCTGGGGCAGTTTCAGAGCGGGCACGTGCCATTTCGGGAGCTGGCCAACCTGGGCGGCGACAAAACGTTGCGCGGCTATTACGAAGGTCGCTACCGTGACCGGCAGCTGGTGGCCCTGCAGGCTGAGCTGCGTCGGCTCTTGTTCTGGCGCTTCAACGGAGCCATTTTCGGCAGCCTGGGCCAGGTGGGCAACACGGTGAGCGACCTGGGCCGCAATTCGCTGAAAGCCACCACCGGGGCCGGTATTCGCTTTAAGTATAACCGGCGCGACCGGCTCAACATCCGCTTCGACTACGGCGTGGCCCGCGACGGCTCGACGGGCTTTTACTTCAGCATCGGGGAGGCCTTCTAGCAGCTGGGGATTAACTAGCAGGGGAGAGGCCGCGTAGAAAAGACTTCACTTTTTCTGCGTCTTATGAACTCCTCCTACGCTTCCTATGCCTACGCCCTGCTCCGCATCGTAGTCGGCTTGCTTTTCGCCATGCACGGCAGCCAGAAGCTGCTGGGCTTTCCCGGCGACGGGGCCAGTATGCCGCTGGCGTCCCTGATGGGTGTGGCTGGTATTATCGAGCTGGTAGGCGGCCTGCTTATCATGCTGGGCTTGTTTACTCGCGTAGCGGCTTTTATAGCCAGCGGCACCATGGCAGTTGCTTACTTTATGGCCCACTTCCCCAAGCATCCGCTGCCCATCATCAACGAGGGCGAACTGGCTGTGGTGTACTGTTTTGTGTTCCTGTTTATAGCGGCCTACGGGTCCGGCATCTGGAGCCTGGACAGCCTGCGCACCAATCGCACGGCAGCTTAGCCCCTGTCGGCTGGTCGATGAAAGCGGCGGGCCAGTCGAGGCAATGCGCGCGGCAGTCCATTACTCGCCCCGAAGGGCCGGCGGCGTAGTAAGTTTGAGCTTTTCTAACTTGGGCTGACCTGCATGGCTGCATTTCCAATCCGGCGTTATCTGACGCCCTTGATTCACGTGTTGATGTGGGGCCTCTTTGGCCTAAGCCTGGTGCTGCTCAACCCGCTGCTGGGGCGCTTCGAGCTGCCGTGGCAGTTCTGGGCCAAGCAGGCTTTGGTGTTTGCCTTGTGGGTAGCCGCCTTTTACCTGACGGCCTACGTGAGCGTGCCGCGCCTGCTGTTTCGCGGGCACGTGGGCTGGTTTGTGCTCGTCATTCTGCTCACGGCTGCCGTGGTCATGGGCTTGTCTCAACTGGCCGAATCGGCGCTGAACCTGCAGACGCTCATGGACCAGCACCTGCGGCCACCCAATGGCGGCTTCCGCCCAGGCCCGGGCCGGGGACCTGGTCCCGGTGCTTTCCGCCCCCGGCCCCGGCGCTTCGACATGGTGGGCATGCTCACCACGCTGCTGGTACTGGGCATCAGCACCAGCATTGCGGCGGTGCAGAAGTGGCAAACCGACACCCAGCGCCGTCAGGAGCTGGAGCAGCAGAAAGTGCATTCCGAGCTGAGCTTTCTGAAAGCCCAGATCAACCCGCACTTTTTCTTCAATACGCTCAACAACATCTACGCCCTGACGGTGGTAGATGCCGCCGCGGCCCGGCAGGCCATTCATACCCTGTCGCGCATGATGCGCTACGTGCTCTACGAAACCCCGGCCGATACAACGTCCCTGGCCAAGGAGCTGGCTTTTGTGCAGGACTACGTGGCCCTGATGAAGCTGCGCCTGACCGAGCGGGTGCGGGTGGAGCTGGAGTGGCCCGAGCCCGTGCGCGACGTGCCCGTGGCTCCCATGCTGCTGCTGCCCTACGTCGAAAATGCCTTCAAGCACGGCGTGAGTGCCACCCAGCCCAGCCGGATTCGGGTGGCCGTGCGCCAGCCTTCGGCCAACGTGCTGGAGCTGGAAGTGCGCAACACCCGCTTTGCCGCCCCGGCTACCAGCCTCGACGAAGGCAGCGGCATCGGGCTTGCCAACACCCAGCGCCGCCTCGATTTGCTCTACCCCGGCCGCTACGTGCTGCAGGTAGAGGAAGCCACGCCCGAGGGCGAATTCTGCGTTACCCTAACCCTGCACACCGTATGATTACCCTCAAATGCATTGCCGTCGATGATGAGCCCCTGGCCCTGGGCATGGTGGCCGCCTTTATCGAGCAAACGCCCTTTTTGCAGCTGGTAGGCAAGTATTCGAGCGGAGTGGAAGCCCTGCGCAGCCTGCACGAGCACCCCGATCTGGACCTGCTCTTCCTCGATATTCAGATGCCCGAGCTGACCGGCCTGGAGCTGGCCCGGGTACTGGACCGGGGGGCGCCTGGTACCGGTCCGCGCATCATTTTTACCACCGCCTTCAACCAGTACGCCCTCGACGGCTACCGCGTCGATGCCTTGGACTACCTGGTCAAGCCCTTCAGCTACGAGGAATTTTTGCGGGCCGCCACCAAGGCCAAAGCCTACGCCGAGCACCACCAGGTGCCGGCTGCGGCACCGCTCGCGCCAGCTGCCGCCGAGGACGATTTTATCTTTCTGAAAGTAGAATATGAACTGATTCGGGTGTCCCTCGACGACATTCTCTACGTGGAAGGGCTTAAGGATTACGTGAAAGTGCACCTGCGCAGCGCGCCCCGGCCGCTGCTCTCCCTGATGAGCCTCAAAGCCATGGAGGAAAAGCTGCCCGCCCGCCGGTTTTTGCGCATTCACCGCTCCTTTATCGTGGCCCTCGACAAGATTGAGGCGGTGCGCCGCAACACGGTGCAAATTGGCCCGGCCACGCTGGCCGTCAGTGACCAGTACAAGGAAGCCTTTATGCAGTTTCTGAGCCGCTGGACCTGATTTTGAATCCTACTTTTTGGCTTAAAAGCCCGGTTGCACTTTAGGCGCGGCCGGGCTTTTTTATTGCCCAACTAGTTCGGTAAAAACGGCGCGCAAGCCGCCAAAAGGCGCAAAGCTCAACCGATACAATCGGGCGGTTGGTCTAGGAAGTCGGGCCGGTGGCCGAGTGCGGTAGCCACCCGCCCGGGCAGCCGCTAGGTTTGTCTCAGTGAGTGAATAAAAGCGGAAAGAAGGCCGGGCGCTGCAACGCTACGGCCTTCTGGCGGCTCCTCCTGCTACAAATCAACTAACTGTTTGCTGTTCATTTTTATGAAAAAATTACTCTCGCTGGCCCTGCTGCTGACTCTGGCGCTGGGCCTGGGTTCCTGCTCGAAAGATGACGACGCCACCGTGGAAGTGCGGGGCGTCTGGACCAGCCGCTCCCAGTTTGAAGGCCTGGCCCGCAACTCGGCCGTCAGCTTTACCATCGGCGACAAAGCCTACGTGGGTTTGGGCACCGACGGCATCGACAAGTTTACCGACTTCTGGGAGTACAACCGCACGACCAACACCTGGCGGCAGCGGGCCGACTTTCCCGGCGTGGGCCGCTACCTGGCCGTGGGTTTCGCGGCCGATGGTAAAGGCTACGTGGGCACGGGCTACGACGGGGTAAACCGGCTCAAGGACTTCTGGCAGTACGACCCTAGCACCGACCAGTGGACCCGCAAGGCCGATTTTGGCGGCTCGGCCCGCTACAACGCTGCGGCCATGACCATCAACGGCAAAGGCTACGTGGGTACCGGCTACGACGGCAACTCCAAGAAAGACTTCTGGCAGTACGACCCTGCTACCGACACCTGGACCCAGAAGCCCAGCTTCGGCGGCAACAAGCGCATGGGCGCCACGGCCTTCAGCATCGGCAGCACCGGCTACCTGCTGTTGGGCGCCGACAACGGCATTGCCCAGACCGATATCTGGTCGTACGACCCCGCCACGGAGCTCTGGACCCAGCACAAGGACCTCGTGTACCACGACGACAGCAACGACGACCTGGACTATGACTATAGCGCCTTGCCCCGGCAAAATGCCGCCAGCTTTGTGATTGGTGAGAAAGGCTACGTGGCCCTGGGAGCCAACAGCGGCAACAAAACCGACTGCTGGGAATACAACCCCGCCGCCGATACCTGGACGGTGAAAACGGCCTTTGCCGGCGCGGGCCGCACGTATCCGGTGGGCTTTGCCCTCGGCGACCGGGGCTACGTGGCCCTGGGCAACTCGGGCAGCACCCGCCTCGATGATACCTGGGAGCTGGCCCCCGACGCGGAAAATGAATAAGCTGCGCTGCTACGCTGCTCTGAGCTGGTTGCAGAGCCGGGCCCTGCCTTTGCTGCTGGTGCTGCTGGGAGCCTGCACCGACCCCGAAGACCTGGGCGAAGAGTTGCCCAGCCCTGCTTCGGTAGCCCTGGACGCCACCTATACCGATACCGTTACGGTGCGGGCCAGCACGGTGCTCACCGACTCGGTGCCCTCGGCAACTACGAGCTACCTGCTGCTGGGCCGCTACCACGATGCGCGCCTGGGCACCATCACGGGGCGCAGCTACCTGCAGGCGGGCATCACGGCGGCTTTCACGCCCGACCCCGTTCTGCGCTATGATTCCCTGGTGCTGGTACTCACGGCCGATACCTACCGCTACGGCGACACCACCCGCACCCAGCAAGTGGAGGTCCATCGGCTGCAGCAGGGTTTTCAGGCCAACAAAACCTACTTTGCCAACGACGCCCTGCCGTACGCCGCCCCGGCGCTGGGCCGCCGCTCGTTTCGAGCCCGAGCCGGCCTGGGCACGCTGCGGGTGCGCTTGGAAAACAGCTTGGGCCAGGAGTTGTGGCAGGCCGGGCAAAACAACCAGTTGACCACTCTCGGCGAACTGCAAAGCCGCTTGCCGGGCTTGGCACTCACGCCCGCCGAAACCGATGACGCTGCCTTGCTGCGCTGGAGCGCCGGTGCCACAATGCTCCTCTATTACCACGACCCGGTCGCGCCTACCGAAGCGCTGAGCTACCCGATTGTGCTGGGCGGCGACTTTACCCACTTTTTCCAGCTGCAGGCCGACCGCACGGGCACCAAGCTGGCCGCGCTAACGGACATTCGGCAGAGTGTGAGCAGCGCCGCTACCGAGGAAGAAGCCTTCATTCAGGCCGGTCTGGGGCTTAAAACCAAGCTGGAGTTTCCCTACCTGACCCACCTCAAGGAACTGGGCGGCACCATCGTCATCAACTCGGCCCAGCTCATGCTTGAAACGGTGAGTAGCGCCGAAAACCGGTTCTGGCCGCCCCCCGGCGCCCTGTATGCCCGCCTCACGGACCGGGCTAACCGCAACGGAGCCTTCTTTCTGGCCAGCGACGGGTCGGTAGCGGCCATGAGCTACCAGCGGAGCGTGTCGGAGCGTACCGGCCTCGATCAGGGCCGCTATACGCTGGGCATGACGGCCTACGTGCAGAACGTGCTGCGCGGCACCTTGGTGAACCAAGGCATTCTGCTGGGCAGTGAAAGCCAGGCCACGACCGAGCAGGTCGTCTTGGGTAGCGCCCGGAATACGGCTCACTCGCTGCGTTTGCGCATTTATTACACCCGTGTCGTGCTTTAGGCGGCTAATCTGATATACTCGGCGGGCACCACTTTTCAAGCGAGAGGTGGTGCCCGTTTCGTGTAATAGGGGCTGTAAAGCTTGAAAAGCGGCGGAATTCGGGGAATAAACGGCTGGTTCTGGTCGGGTGAATCGCGGGGGCGGCCGATGGAAGTAAGGCTTCTGCCGATGAAAGCGGCTCGGCCCGGCGGCTGGGCAGGAGGTGGCACTTGGCTTGCAAAGAGGGAATCAAGCGCTTGAAACAAACTTTTCACCGGCTTGCCCTCCACCTGACCAGGCGCGGCAGTCCTTTCTTTTCACTGCTACTTTCCTTCCCCGAACATGAAAACGTCCCTGCTTTCCCTGGCCGCCGCTTTTGCCCTTCTGGCTTCGACCAACTCCTTTGCCGCTGCTCCCACCGCCGGCCCCGACTGGAAAAACGACCGCCGCGAAGATGACCGCCGCAACGACCGTAACGATAAAGACTTCAACTACGGCTACGACCGCAGCCACCGTGTAACCCCCGCCGAGCGGGCCCGCTGGGAAGCCGCTTACCGCCGCAACGATAACAACCGCTCAAACAACATCAGCTCGGCCGACCGGGCCCGCCTGGAGCGGGAGCGTTTCGAAGCCCAGCGCCGCCAGGAAGAGGAGCGCCGCCGCAACGACCGCAACGACGGGGACTTCAACTACGGCTATGACCGTAGCCACCGCGTGACAGCCGCCGAGCGGGCCCGCTGGGAAGCCCAGCACCGTAACGATAACCGCTACGATGGCCGCCGCTAGTCGCCTGCTTTAAACCTTTCCCTTACCCTGCCATCAAAGTCTCATAATCCCTTTTAATTTCCTTCTTCTCCGATGAAACTTCCCCTGCTTTCTCTCCTGGCCGCTTTCGCCCTGACCATTGGTAGCGCTGCTGCCCAAACTACCACCTCTGCTCCGGCCACTAGAGGCCGCGGTGAAATGCGCCAGCAGGCCTCGCCCGATGAGCGCGCCACCCGCCAGAGCGAACAAATGACCAAACAGCTGGGCCTCAGCGCCGATCAGACCAGCCGAATCAAGCAGATTCTGCTGACCCGTGAGCAGGAGCGTCAGGCTCTGCGTGGTCAGGGCCGCCCCGAAGGTGCCACCCGCGAACAAATGGGAGCCCAGATGAAGGCCAACCGCGACAAGTACGAGGCTCAGTTTAAAGAAGTGCTGACGGCTGACCAGTACGCCAAGTTCACCCAGCTGCAGCAGGACCGTAAGCAGCGCGGTGGCCAAGGCAAAGATGGCGCCCAGGTTGGTAAGGTAAAAGCCAGAAAAGGCAAAGTAAAGGTGAAGTCCACCGAAAGCTAAACCGCCTCCTTAGTGCCTAACAGAAAGCCCCGACCCATTTGTGGTCGGGGCTTTTTTGTCTATGCCCGCGTCCGTGCCCGGCCCGAGGGTGCCGGAGCGGTTATGTCAGCATAACAATTCGGTAATATGGCTGGTTGGCTCCGCGGCGGCGGGCAGGTTACCTTCGCGCCGTCAATCGTTCAGACCAAAAACCTTTCTTGCTATGTCGCAGCCCATTCGCTCCGCCCTCGTTTCCGTCTATTACAAAGACCGTCTGGAGCCGCTGGTGGCGCTTTTGAAAGAACACGGCGTGCAGCTGTATTCCACGGGCGGCACCCTGAAGTTCATCCAGGAGCTGGGCGCCGAGGTGACGGCCGTGGAAAGCCTGACCGGCTTCCCGGAAGTATTTGGTGGCCGCGTCAAAACCCTGCACCCCAAGGTATTCGGCGGCATTCTGCACCGCCGCCACGAGGCCTCTGACCTGGAGCAGGCCGAGCAGCACGACATTCCGCCCATCGACCTGGTAATTGTGGACCTGTACCCCTTCGAAGAAACCGTAGCTTCCGGTGCCGACGAAGCCGACGTCATCGAGAAAATTGACATCGGCGGCATTTCCCTGCTGCGAGCCGCGGCCAAAAACTACCGCGACGTACTCGTGGTCAGCAGCCGCAACCAGTACGAGGCCGTAACCGAACTGCTGCGCGAAAAGAACGGGGCCACCGACCTGGAGGACCGCCGCCACTATGCCGCCGCCGCCTTCGAAGCCACTTCCCACTACGACACCCACATCTTCAACTACCTCAGCCAAGGCACCACTGTGGATGGCACGGCCCTGAAAGTAAGCCAGAAGCCCGCCACCAGCCTGCGCTACGGCGAAAATCCCCACCAGGCGGGCACCTTCTACGGCGACCTGTCGGCCCTGTTCGACCAGCTTCACGGCAAGCAGCTCAGCTACAACAACCTCGTCGACGTGGACGCGGCGGTGCTGCTGATGCAGGAATTTCAGGACGGCCAGCCGGCCTGCGCCATCCTGAAGCACACCAATGCCTGCGGCGTGGCCCAGGCCGAAACCCTGCACGCAGCTTACCTCAATGCCCTGGCCTGTGACCCGGTATCGGCTTTTGGCGGCGTTATCATCGTCAATAAGCCCGTGGATGAGGCTACGGCCCAGGATCTCAACAAGCTGTTTTTCGAAGTGCTGATTGCGCCCGAATTCGAAGCCGAGGCTCTGCCCATTCTGCAAAGCAAGAAAAACCGCATTCTGCTGCGTCAGAAGCCGGTAGAATTCCCCAAGAAGCAGGTGAAAACTTTGCTCAACGGCGTGATTGAGCAGGACTTCGACCGGCAGACCGAAACGGCTGAGGATTTCAAAGTGGTAACGCAGTCGGCGCCTACGGCTGAGGAAACGGAGGCCTTGGTCTTCGCGGCCAAGGTTTGCAAGCATACCAAGAGCAATACCATCGTGCTGGCCCGGGCCGGGCAACTGCTGGCTTCGGGTGTGGGCCAGACCTCCCGCGTCGATGCCCTGCGCCAGGCCATTGAGAAAGCCAAGTCCTTCGGCTTCGATTTGCAAGGCGCCGTTATGGCCTCCGACGCCTTCTTCCCCTTCCCCGACTGCGTGGAAATTGCCGGTGCCGCCGGTATCCGCGCCGTGGTGCAGCCCGGCGGTTCCATCAAGGACGCCGACAGCATTGCCGCCTGCGACCAGCTCGGCATGGCCATGGTCATGACCGGCGTGCGTCACTTCAAGCACTAGGTCTTTAATGTGCTGATGTGCTAATGTGGGCAATATGAGAAATGCGGGATTGTGTCATTGCGAGGCGTAAGCCGAAGCAATCCGTCCTCTACTAGTGACCAACTTCCTATAACCAGAAAGTCCTGACGTTAGCGTAACGTCAGGGCTTTTTACTTTAAAGAAATCCGCACATTTCAGAGGACGGATAGCCGCGCTTCGCTCGCCATGACACGGGGTTTTCCAACGAAAAACAAGCTCGGCGGGCAATGCTGTAGCGGAATCAGCGTTTGGTGCGTTTCAGCGGTGGCACTGCTTCGCGGCGGGTCGTAGCTCGGCCTTCACCTTGGTGCCGCTGTTGCCAGCATGCCATGATTATACCGGTGGTGCTTCGCTGAAACTTGTGTACTTTTGCGCCCACTTTGCACGGAGCTAAACTGTGCATTCTCTTTTAATTGCCGCTACTCAATGGGTTTCTTCAACTTCCTTACCAGCGACATCGCCATTGACCTGGGGACGGCCAATACGCTCATTATTCACAACGATATTATCGTCGTGGATGAGCCGAGCATCATCGCCAAAGACCGTACAACCAATAAAGTAATTGCCGTGGGCCGGCAAGCGCAG belongs to Hymenobacter cellulosilyticus and includes:
- a CDS encoding DUF4890 domain-containing protein; this translates as MKLPLLSLLAAFALTIGSAAAQTTTSAPATRGRGEMRQQASPDERATRQSEQMTKQLGLSADQTSRIKQILLTREQERQALRGQGRPEGATREQMGAQMKANRDKYEAQFKEVLTADQYAKFTQLQQDRKQRGGQGKDGAQVGKVKARKGKVKVKSTES
- a CDS encoding DUF4270 family protein — translated: MNKLRCYAALSWLQSRALPLLLVLLGACTDPEDLGEELPSPASVALDATYTDTVTVRASTVLTDSVPSATTSYLLLGRYHDARLGTITGRSYLQAGITAAFTPDPVLRYDSLVLVLTADTYRYGDTTRTQQVEVHRLQQGFQANKTYFANDALPYAAPALGRRSFRARAGLGTLRVRLENSLGQELWQAGQNNQLTTLGELQSRLPGLALTPAETDDAALLRWSAGATMLLYYHDPVAPTEALSYPIVLGGDFTHFFQLQADRTGTKLAALTDIRQSVSSAATEEEAFIQAGLGLKTKLEFPYLTHLKELGGTIVINSAQLMLETVSSAENRFWPPPGALYARLTDRANRNGAFFLASDGSVAAMSYQRSVSERTGLDQGRYTLGMTAYVQNVLRGTLVNQGILLGSESQATTEQVVLGSARNTAHSLRLRIYYTRVVL
- the purH gene encoding bifunctional phosphoribosylaminoimidazolecarboxamide formyltransferase/IMP cyclohydrolase, which produces MSQPIRSALVSVYYKDRLEPLVALLKEHGVQLYSTGGTLKFIQELGAEVTAVESLTGFPEVFGGRVKTLHPKVFGGILHRRHEASDLEQAEQHDIPPIDLVIVDLYPFEETVASGADEADVIEKIDIGGISLLRAAAKNYRDVLVVSSRNQYEAVTELLREKNGATDLEDRRHYAAAAFEATSHYDTHIFNYLSQGTTVDGTALKVSQKPATSLRYGENPHQAGTFYGDLSALFDQLHGKQLSYNNLVDVDAAVLLMQEFQDGQPACAILKHTNACGVAQAETLHAAYLNALACDPVSAFGGVIIVNKPVDEATAQDLNKLFFEVLIAPEFEAEALPILQSKKNRILLRQKPVEFPKKQVKTLLNGVIEQDFDRQTETAEDFKVVTQSAPTAEETEALVFAAKVCKHTKSNTIVLARAGQLLASGVGQTSRVDALRQAIEKAKSFGFDLQGAVMASDAFFPFPDCVEIAGAAGIRAVVQPGGSIKDADSIAACDQLGMAMVMTGVRHFKH